Within Rhipicephalus microplus isolate Deutch F79 chromosome 9, USDA_Rmic, whole genome shotgun sequence, the genomic segment TTTGATTCTTGGTTTTCGACTCGCCACCGGCCTTGCAGAGACACTGTTCACTTGTTCGCTTGTTTGTTAATGTCATAGGGGTGAAAGAAGGACAGTGCTGTAACAAAGAGTAATGCATAAAATTGTAATTGCACACTGTTTGAAGTCTTACATGTGTCTTCTTTTTATGATGCAGCTCTTTGTTATTTCTGTAGACTGAAAAAATGCCTCCTAATTGTGCCACAAGATGTACAACTGGTCTACCCATTCAATTTCATGACATTTGCGGTTCTTGCGCCCTGCTATACTTAGCCACAGCAGCTCCACTCATCGTCTACCCACATATAGTGTGCCGAAATGGGAAAGCAGACACTTGGCACATTGGTTTGGTTCACTGAGAGTTCACGTCCTTCATGCAGTTCAATTCAATATTTTTTCTTCCAAGTTCAACTGCTCAAAGTTGAATTGTCCTATGTATagagtttctttttttcaaaaatatgTGTTGTTTCATCAAATTAGTTACTCAAAGAGAAATGAGTAATTAAGAGAAAgagtaataatgagaactaatgCTACATCTAACAAAAAAATCAAGACCTCATATTTGCACTTGTCTTTATACTGCAGAAGCAGTCATGGGGTTATAGTAATAAAACCGCAATTGAGTTATTTCTTACAATTGAGACTTATGATTTCAAGGTTGCAAGTACGTTTCATTGTGCTGTGTTCGTGCTGGCTTTAACATTGTTTTATGTGCTGTTGCAGATGTTTCGTTCCCCTCTGTGGAGAAGCAAAGAAATGGATTGCTTTAGATATTGACAGGAAGGCATTGCACCACCTGCTTCTTGGAAAGCATTCATCATTTTACACTTATGATGGAACTTAATACGTTATGAACACAGAAGTGTGACGGGGATGTGACTGTCTATGGACTGCTGCTAATTGCTCCTTGCATTGAATTGTGTGACATTATCTGCACACTTTCTGCACTGTTATGCAATTGAAATTGGCAAGACTgtaattatttatttacaatgtATGTGTTGAGAGCTTTAGTGTAAAAAAATTGTGCTTGGCTTACAAGGTACCTTGTTCAGTTTAGGTATTtattaaaggggcactgacacaaaattttatgGCCGAGACGGCCTGCGGGATTGATTCTCGTGAACGTTCGTATATCTACTGTAAAATATCAACagtgaatatagcttggaaggtatcttcaattaattttgaagtttgcttgAGCACTAGACTTCATTGTGCCATTGACACCCTCGAAGGGGACTCTTTAGGGACCCCCAACTACGCTCACGCCACCAGCTGCAGTCAATAAAACATGTTACGATGACATCGtagtcgccatttttttttttttgcgcgtttgTTCGCACAGTCTACGCTTCTCGGTTGCTGGTCGCGAGTGCGTAATTATGGCTCGCGCTTTCGAAATTTTGTGTTTAGTGACACTGCAAGCCCGTTTCTTATttgaaagtaattcttgatgcgaTCCATGCGGGAATGTGTCACAGTTCTGCGTGCTAACGTCATCGAGAGCAGCACATGCTGGGTGGCGATAGTTGCACTCAATGGCTCCTCATATGTAAAGCTTTCTAAACCTGAAACTGGTCGATAATGAGATACGTGCAAATAATTATCTGTCATGTGCTACAGCAAACATGTGCAGGGTTATGGCTAGCAGGCCTTCAGTAatacattgcagcagaaaaacgcgagcgCAATGTTTTTGTGTGAGTACCCCTTTGAGGCACATCTTTATACGTCTATAAGTGCAAGGAGAAATGTTTGTTGTATAAGTTACTTCAGTGTTTGCTGGTAACACTTTGTTTTCCACTGCAATAGGTAAATAATGATTTAAGCCTTTAGCAGGAGTCTCGTGTTTCTTCATTGTGCCTTTTTCTCTGTAAAACCTTTGTGCATGTCCGTGTAGTCTGAACAAAATCTTTAAATTATATGGCCAAACAAACGTGACTTttaagtgatttttttttaagtgccCTACCTGAGCAATATCGACTTGAGTTTCCCTAAATGTATCTCCGTTCATTTCCATCATCAAGCATACGTAGATAAGGTGAATGAAGACGAAGAGCAGGAGCAAAATCAAGCATTGTAATATATTTACAGAGATAAAGTGAAGGAAGTGGTAAGCATTCTCTTCCATCATGAAGCGTTGTGATGTCGTTGTGAAGATAACGTGAAGAAAGACCAAGGGCAGGAGGAGCAAacgggcgtgtgtgtgtgttagtcaGCCATGGGTAAGGAACAGGCAACAGTCAGTATGACCGACTGACACGCTTGCGCATCGTTCAGATCCTCCTGTCCATCATCTTCCTGCACTTAATCTCCGTGAGGATATTCTTCGTTTTACATAGGTTTGCCCATTACCTTCACTGTGGCCTTCTAAGTATGTACAAAGGTGTAGCGATTATTCCAATACAGTGTAAATAGTTACACACTGTGATAAAATGGAATAGTGTCTACACGTGTGAGGTATTGTAAGTGTCTGAAATATATGAATACAGCAGAATCTCCATTATACGATTGCTGGTGATGCGAATTTTGCAACGATACAAATTTTAAGGTTGTTTTGGATCGACTACATTACATGAAACACACCGTCATTCGGTGTTACACGAACAGTTTTCCCATTCACCGCAGATGATACTCGCGCGTAGCTGACCGATCCACTTGAACGGCACAACGCAGCTTGTCTGTAAGATGGAGCTGCGAGAATGAGTAAATCGCAGCACTTTATTGAGAAGCGGTGAAAGCAAGAAAGTTCAAAAGAACATTATGCACTTTTTTTCAGCTAGAGTAGTTGACCCAATGAAGTTTGTTCATTATCATGGTCAGCTTCAACTGTTTTGTTCATATTAATTCAGAATGATACGAATATCTTGCATACTTCCTTCAAATTTGTATCTTCAAAATTCTTTGTAGCTCATTCTATATTTTATATAGAATTATTATGCTTTTATTCAAACAGAATAGAGACCTTCATGTGAAGTGTATGAACTGTGCTAGTATACATAGAAAGCCATTTTTCTACAGAATCCATGTAAATGTTTCATCACACCTGTCCACCAAAAACTGTGATGACGTAGGATTTGTTACAACTgatattttttccttttttcatgtTCTGCTATATCAGCTTCTTTCACTCGTGTCTTGTTTATTTCATTTGCTAAAATATTACCAGAGTTTTGGTGCAGCATTATTAAAATAAGGCATGATAAATACTATATTCTTGTTTTGGCATACTAATACAAAGAAATTTTGATGTTAGGCGTAGTATCAGAATATCATTCAAATCAGGCCCATGTGCGTTTGCCGAACATTTTGAATGTATCGAGGGGAATTCTTACATCCAGAGAGAAGGAAATTTTTGCACTGCATAAGTGAAGTAATTGTCTACTTCATTTACCAATCCAGCAACCTTTGTTCATTTCCTGGAACTGTAATCCACTTACAGACAACTTGTTTCACATAGTCTTCATTGTCTTTTTGTTCCTTTCGTGACTTTGCAGGATCCTTGTCTTCGACATCTCATGAGCAGTACCAGTTACTGGTGACCGTTCAAGGTGGACTGCATTCCTGTCGTCAGTGCACCTATGTGACCAAGTACAAAGGGAACATGCAACAACATCTTTGCAGACATACGGGTGTGCGCCCCTTTGAGTGCCATCTGTGTTCAGCTACATTCTCTCGGAACTCTCACCTGACGAGGCACATTTATACGCACACAGGAAAGCTTCCTTTCTCGTGTCACCACTGCAGGGCATCGTTCGCACACAAAGGGACCCTTGTGAACCATGTGGTGCACACCCACCCAGGGAAGCGTCTTTCCCTGTGACCAGTGCAGTGCATCCTTTTTATATAAATGCTCCCTTGCGATACATTTGCGCACCCACACAGGggagcgtcccttttcctgtgacGAGTGCAATGCATCATTTGTGCAGGCGGCGCTCCTCAAACACCACATGTACATCCACAGAGGCAAGCGTCTCTTTTCCTGCAACCTCTGTAGTGCATCCTACTCACATAATCATAGACTCATGAACCATCTATCCCATCATCATGCAAACAAGAAGCCTTAAAATGTGAGTGGTCCACAGCCTGCCTTGAAGAGAAGAGGAGTGCTAGGTAATAGGGGTATTGTTGATTAGAGAGGCTGTGGGTGAAAGTAGATTGAGACTTGGCAAGTAACTTGGTTTGGCAATTCTCGAAGGAATATGCATGTGTTTGTGGGACGAAAGGCGAGTGGTAGTAGAGTGTGTAAAAGAGAGGCCACCTTGGGATATGAATATCCATACTACCTTGCACTTCTTTTGGGTAACACTTCCTCCGTGAGAAGAACTCGTGAATGGCCACAGGCACTAAGaacatcccctatacatttcCTAGCCTTATTGTCTGTTCcctttaatattgtgtctaaaacacaaaacaagcccttaaatatgCACTTCGAAAATTTGCAGAATCACTTACGAATTGCTTAAAAGCAACTGAGGAACAAAAGCCATCTCTGTTATCTCTGTCCAGGTATTGATCCTTCCATGGCATGCTAATCCACCCTGAAAGCTTCCTGCAtagttttgcactgcctctgtgaCCAGCCCGCTATGGAACAATTGACAGTGTCACGTGATGATGACATTCCGTTATGTTGTGTCACAAATTGTGGTGACATGTGATATGATGAATATTTTTCTTACCGCTCATGTCAGTGCCAATACCATTGAATGCCAATAGTCAGTTCTCGCCTTTGATGAGACATCCAAGGCCTCCCACCTTTAGAGAGGTCTTGAGCGTGTTCTGTCCTAGAAGGCTTATTGGTTTTCATGAGTTGATGTGAAAGTATGGCAAAAATATGGGAAGCGAGGGTGAGGGATGGAGTAGCTAGCTTAGTGTATGCTGGTTCCTGAGTGAGCCACTTCACTTATGAACTGATGACTAAACACTCAGGGTTGAAGCAGAGAAAGATTGCCATGCCTGCTTGTTGTTGGTAGCAGAGAAAAAGCACTGCCGTGAAATAATGAAACAAATATGCTGTGCGTCTAGAGGAAGCATAAGCAGTTGTCATGCAAGATATCAGTGGCATCTCCATAACCTTTTCGCATCCTACACGTCATGTGTGTCTGACTCAGTTTTCACCCTAATGTACTATGCTTGTATATGGGGTGTCATATGTGTTGTTAAAGTAATGATTTTTTATTAAATTCGCGCATTGGTAACCCCCCGTGTGACATATGGGGCCTCGTTCTTTAACAAACTAGAGGGCTTAGCAAGTCAGAGCTCAAAAAAGTTGTATATGTTTAAGAATTTTCTGGTAGCTACCTTGATGGTTACTCTGCATTGCTGGAAAGCATATGTGGTCTTGTTCTAAATAGGCCACCTTTGGTGTATGCCAGTGTAATTTTCTGCACTTTATTTTACATTGCCTCTTTAGGTTTCTCTTCTTTGTTAATTGCCACAGATGCGCTCCTATCTAATCTAGCTGGCTCCTCCTTTATGTAAAAATGTGAGTTGAAACCCATTTTGATACTGCTGCTGTTCCAGCCTTTAGAAattatattctttttttgtgtgttgagcTGTAAAAAGTACTTACCTTGTCTATGACTGTAGATTGTTCTGCAATGCAGGGACCAACATACATGTCTGATTTTGCACATGTGTTTTTGCCATATGTATGGCATGAAGAAAATGTGGACCTAAAATTCTTGTATTGGTGTTGAAAATTCTCCAGCGGGAGGTATTGCCACAGCCAATGTTCGGACAAGCGGTGTTCTCTTCAAGGCATCGAGTGCTGTTGCATTGTAGTAAAGGCTCCATGTGTAAATGTATGTTGGCTCAGAAAAGCCCGTTCAAGAATTTTTCATCTCTACATGCCTTTGTGTTTGAATTGCTATCTCATTTATTGCAAAGTATATATGCCCCAAAGACGTTAGCCAAGCCTACTAATATTAAACATACTCTATAAAGTTTCCGGGGAGATGGGCATCtgtgtagctcagttggtagaccACCGGACGCGTCAATCAAAAGTTACAAGTTCAGTCCCTCCCACCAGCAAGTTATCTTatcgtccacttttttttcttcatatttacatacaattacttctaataacatcctttATACTTTCCTCTGCATATTTGCTTGTTAGTTCCTATTAATATTGTATCTAAGAACGAAAAATAAGCCCTTTGTGAAAGTATAGCCACTACGTTCATTGCTTCCTCGTACTTACGTTTTCACATCATATCATCAATAGAAGAATTCTGGGTGTATTTGCTTTTTACATGGTGTTTGCATTATGTGTGCTTGTTATTGCAGTTTTCTGTTTTcatgcttgttttttgtgttattAGGTTTCCTTGATTAGTTGTACTCTGTATTGTATTTCCCCCGTATGTGATGCCTGTTCTCGGGGCCTTAGTGTCATAGGGTCAGTAaaaaaattctctctctctctctctctctctctctctctctctctctctctctctctctctctctctctctccatatatatatatatatatatatatatatatatatatatatatatatatatatatatatatatatatatatatatatatatatatatatatatatatatttatttatttatttatttatttatttatagatgtATGTAGCGACAAGTTTGCGGCTTCGGTATCAATGCGATATTGTTGTTAAACTGTGAAAAATTATCTTGTCTGTGACTGAAACACGAACATGCAGTAGAAGGGGTCCTATCGCATGTACTAGTATGGCATGGCCGAAGTGTATATTTGCGTCAGGTATCAAAACATGTAAACTGGGCAACAAGTGGGTGTTCTGAAGGCCTACCGTTCACGAAGCGCTCGAAGATTTTGTTGTCGCCGTCAGCAAAAGCATGAACAAAGTGAGTATCTGCGTAGGTTGCTATGTTGCTCTACAGATGCATAATCGACCCTTCAGTGATTCTAAAAGAGAAAATTATGACATAAAGGCATTTAACAAATTCACTTAAAGTaggcattctaggatagtttgaaaTGGCCAATGTTGCATGTATGATCTGCCTTCTTACATGCCGAGAACTGAATCCAGGCTAGCAGTTGAGAAAGTGATGCGCACAGGGCCAACTTATGCTATTGTGTTGTATTGTGGAAGGCAAACCTGAAGCATTGTCCAAGTTTATTGGCCATCACATCGGTTTGGTATATTCAGTTATATAAAGTCAGGATGTATATCTGTTTATATCAGTGTTTGTCCTGATTGCCAGAACATCTGGTAAATAACTTATTTCAAGTATTTTATGTCAATATGCTTTCATGTATACAATATAAGAACATCAGCATTTAACAATGAATGGGCATACTACTTTCGAGTATGTAATCGTACAAATATTGGTAGGCTTTCATGAAAGCATGTGATGCACATGAATGTGCCTGTTTGTTAAGCGTCCGTTGTTGATACACACTACAACCTCATTAATAGCCCTGCTGTGGTGGTCAAGTGAGTATGGCACTCTGCTACTAACCTGAAGGTCGTGAGATCGAACCTCCCCTGCGGCAATGGCATTTTTGATAGAGCTGAAAATGATTAAGGcctgtgtgcttaaatttaggtgcacattaaaacctcaggtgttcaaaatttcaggagcccttcaaTATTGCACATCTCAAAATCAAGTTGTGGTCTTGGGACGTCAAACTGCATCtattattaaaattattattattattatcaaccTCAATTATACatttacaaaacaaattgaaaaagaagCACTATCTGGTAAAACGTACCATATAAATTGACAGACATAATGTGCACATCCTTTAATAATGATATTACGAATATACAAGATACTTCAAAGTTTATTTCTTGTAGGTATCATGCAGCTATTGCAATACTCACCCCTAATGAGTCTCTTAAATTATTTTTATGCAGGTATATTTTCTAGTCTCTTTCGTACTATATTTCTTTGTCTCTCATTTTAtttcatgtgtgtatgtattcAGATACAAAGTAATTATTTTGCTGTGTCGCACTGC encodes:
- the LOC119163286 gene encoding uncharacterized protein LOC119163286 isoform X2, whose amino-acid sequence is MCVVLYRQAADIRRFFAFGVPCAVPFAHVRTRWTAFLLAVHRRDQGQEKRSLSSTSHEQYQLLVTVQGGLHSCRQCTYVTKYKGNMQQHLCRHTGVRPFECHLCSATFSRNSHLTRHIYTHTGKLPFSCHHCRASFAHKGTLVNHVVHTHPGKRLSL
- the LOC119163286 gene encoding uncharacterized protein LOC119163286 isoform X1; this translates as MCVMHYRQAADIRRFFAFGVPCAVPFAHVRTRWTAFLLAVHRRDQGQEKRSLSSTSHEQYQLLVTVQGGLHSCRQCTYVTKYKGNMQQHLCRHTGVRPFECHLCSATFSRNSHLTRHIYTHTGKLPFSCHHCRASFAHKGTLVNHVVHTHPGKRLSL